The following are encoded together in the Vigna unguiculata cultivar IT97K-499-35 chromosome 2, ASM411807v1, whole genome shotgun sequence genome:
- the LOC114173494 gene encoding putative phospholipid-transporting ATPase 9, with protein MVDLGRRRMRGERRRKLRFSKIYSFACGKQSLKEDHSQIGGIGYSRVVFCNEPETFEAGIRSYADNSVSSTKYNLATFLPKSLFEQFRRVANFYFLVTGILAFTKLAPYTAVSAILPLIIIIGATMIKEGIEDWRRKQQDMEVNNRRVKVHTGQGIFEYTEWKNLKVGHIVKIMKDEFFPADLLLLSSSYEDAFCYVETMNLDGETNLKLKQGLEVTSSLHEDIQLGDFKATIKCEDPNANLYSFIGSMEYEEQHYPLSPLQLLLRDSKLRNTDYIFGAVIFTGHDTKVIQNSTDAPSKRTKVEKKMDRVIYFMFCIVFLMAFVGSIFFGIATRDDLDNGVMKRWYLRPDDSTIFFDPERAPAAAIFHCFTALMLYGFFIPISLYVSIEIVKVLQSIFINQDIHMYYEDADKPAHARTSNLNEELGQVDTILSDKTGTLTCNSMEFIKCSIAGVAYGRGVTEVEKAMDRKNGFPLIDNSRDSPVRNAPIKGFNFTDERIMNGKWFNEPNANVIKKFFLLLSICHTALPEVDEDTGNVSYETESPDESAFVIAAREIGFEFYKRTQTSLSIYESDPVSGDKIERTYKLLNVLEFNSSRKRMSVIVKDEEGRILLLCKGADSVMFERLAKDGREFEEKTLEHVNEYADAGLRTLILAYRELDENQYKEFNNKFSQAKNSVSEDRETLIEEISDKIERNLILLGATAVEDKLQNGVPDCIDKLAQAGIKIWVLTGDKMETAINIGFACSLLRQGMKQIIIHLETPEIQALEKVGDKVSIVKACRENVRHQISEAAQQLTASRGTSQQAFALIIDGKSLTYALEDNMKNMFLDLAIRCASVICCRSSPKQKALVTRLVKSGTGKTTLAIGDGANDVGMLQEADIGIGISGVEGMQAVMSSDIAIAQFRYLERLLLVHGHWCYRRISSMICYFFYKNITFGFTLFLYEVYASFSGQPAYNDWFLSVYNVFFSSLPVIALGVFDQDVSARYCLRFPILYQEGVQNFLFSWQRIFSWMLNGFVSAIIIFFFCTKAMEIQAFDEKGRTAGRDILGATMYTCVVWVVNLQMAVTINYFTLIQHIFIWGSIAIWYLFLLAYGAMSPSISGNAYKVFIETLAPAPSFWIVTLVVVISTLIPYFSYSAIQMRFFPMYHDMVQWIRHEGKTNDPEFVAMVRQRSLRPTTVGSTARLVAKDNDFRDSSTNHR; from the exons ATGGTGGACTTGGGGAGGAGAAGAATGAGGGGTGAAAGGAGAAGGAAGTTGCGTTTTAGCAAAATCTATTCATTTGCATGCGGGAAACAATCTCTCAAGGAGGATCATTCGCAGATAGGAGGAATAGGGTATTCCAGGGTGGTGTTTTGCAATGAACCAGAGACCTTTGAGGCTGGGATAAGGAGTTACGCTGATAATTCTGTGAGCTCTACAAAGTATAACCTTGCTACTTTCTTGCCTAAGTCCCTTTTTGAGCAGTTTAGGAGGGTGgctaatttctattttttggtaACTGGCATCTTGGCCTTCACAAAACTTGCTCCTTATACAGCTGTCAGTGCTATCCTTCCTCTGATTATTATCATTGGAGCAACTATGATCAAAGAAGGTATTGAAGATTGGCGAAGGAAACAGCAG GATATGGAGGTGAACAATAGAAGAGTTAAAGTGCATACAGGGCAAGGAATTTTTGAATATACTGAGTGGAAGAATCTGAAGGTGGGGCATATAGTGAAGATAATGAAGGACGAATTCTTTCCTGCAGACCTCCTACTGCTTTCTTCCAGTTATGAGGATGCATTCTGCTATGTTGAGACCATGAACTTGGATGGGGAGACAAATTTGAAGTTAAAACAAGGGTTGGAAGTAACTTCTTCCTTACACGAGGACATTCAATTAGGTGATTTTAAAGCAACAATCAAATGTGAAGACCCAAATgcaaatttatattcatttattggGAGCATGGAGTATGAAGAACAGCATTATCCTCTTTCTCCTCTGCAACTTCTTCTGAGGGACTCTAAACTTCGTAACACAGACTATATATTTGGAGCTGTCATCTTCACTGGTCATGACACAAAGGTGATTCAGAATTCCACTGATGCCCCTTCAAAGAGAACAAAGGTTGAGAAGAAGATGGATAGGGTTATCTACTTCATGTTTTGTATCGTGTTTCTAATGGCATTTGTTGGATCTATTTTCTTTGGCATTGCAACTAGAGATGACTTGGACAATGGAGTGATGAAAAGGTGGTACCTAAGACCAGATGACTCTACAATTTTCTTTGATCCTGAGAGAGCACCAGCTGCTGCTATATTTCATTGTTTCACAGCCTTAATGTTATATGGTTTCTTCATTCCCATCTCATTGTATGTTTCAATAGAAATTGTCAAAGTCCTTCAGAGCATCTTCATCAATCAAGATATCCATATGTACTATGAAGATGCAGACAAACCAGCCCATGCCCGTACTTCAAACTTGAATGAGGAACTTGGCCAAGTTGATACAATACTTTCTGATAAAACTGGAACTCTGACTTGCAACTCGATGGAGTTCATCAAATGTTCCATTGCTGGGGTAGCTTATGGCCGTGGTGTTACAGAGGTTGAGAAGGCAATGGATAGAAAGAATGGTTTTCCTTTGATTGACAATTCAAGGGACTCACCTGTCAGAAATGCTCCCATCAAAGGATTTAACTTTACCGATGAAAGGATAATGAATGGAAAATGGTTTAATGAGCCTAATGCAAATGTTATTAAgaaattttttctcttattgtCAATCTGCCATACAGCCCTAcctgaagttgatgaagataCGGGAAATGTCTCATATGAAACTGAATCTCCAGATGAATCAGCGTTTGTGATTGCAGCAAGAGAAATTGGTTTTGAATTCTATAAAAGGACTCAGACTAGTTTATCAATCTATGAATCGGATCCAGTTTCTGGTGACAAAATTGAACG GACATATAAGCTTCTCAATGTTTTAGAATTCAATAGCTCAAGGAAGCGAATGTCAGTGATTGTGAAAGATGAAGAAGGGAGAATTTTGTTACTATGTAAAGGTGCTGATAG TGTCATGTTTGAGAGGCTTGCCAAGGATGGGAGGGAGTTTGAAGAGAAAACCTTGGAACATGTAAATGAGTATGCTGATGCAGGTCTAAGGACTTTGATTCTGGCATATCGTGAACTTGATGAAAACCAATATAAGGAGtttaacaataaattttctCAAGCAAAAAATTCAGTTAGTGAAGATCGGGAAACACTGATTGAGGAAATATCAGATAAGATCGAAAGGAATCTAATCCTTCTTGGTGCCACTGCTGTAGAGGACAAGCTCCAAAATGGG gttCCTGATTGCATTGACAAGCTTGCCCAAGCTGGAATTAAGATCTGGGTTTTGACTGGGGATAAAATGGAGACTGCCATCAATATAGG TTTTGCTTGTAGTTTACTTAGACAAGGAatgaaacaaattataattcatttggAAACTCCAGAAATTCAAGCATTGGAGAAGGTTGGAGACAAGGTGTCTATCGTTAAg GCGTGTAGAGAAAATGTCCGCCATCAAATATCTGAAGCTGCTCAGCAGCTTACTGCCTCCAGAGGAACCTCTCAGCAAGCATTTGctttaattattgatggaaAATCACTTACTTATGCTCTAGAGGATAATATGAAGAACATGTTTCTGGATCTTGCAATTCGTTGTGCATCTGTTATCTGCTGCCGTTCCTCACCAAAGCAGAAGGCACTG GTCACTAGACTGGTAAAATCTGGTACTGGTAAAACTACATTAGCTATTGGTGATGGAGCTAATGATGTTGGAATGCTTCAAGAAGCAGATATCGGGATTGGAATCAGTGGCGTTGAAGGAATGCAG GCGGTTATGTCTAGTGATATTGCAATTGCACAGTTCCGCTATTTGGAAAGGTTACTTCTTGTACATGGACATTGGTGTTACCGAAGAATCTCATCAATG ATATGCTACTTCTTCTACAAAAACATCACATTTGGGTTTACTCTATTCTTATATGAGGTGTATGCATCATTCTCTGGGCAACCCGCATACAATGACTGGTTTTTGTCAGTCTATAATGTCTTCTTTTCGTCTCTTCCTGTGATTGCTCTTGGTGTATTTGACCAGGATGTGTCTGCTCGGTACTGTCTGAGG TTTCCTATATTATATCAAGAAGGCGTGCAAAATTTTCTCTTTAGCTGGCAGCGAATTTTCAGCTGGATGCTTAATGGCTTTGTTAGTGccataataattttctttttctgcacAAAAGCAATGGAGATTCAAGCCTTTGATGAGAAGGGAAGAACTGCTGGCAGGGACATACTCGGAGCAACAATGTACACTTGTGTGGTTTGGGTTGTGAACTTGCAAATGGCTGTTACTATAAATTACTTCACCTTGATTCAACACATTTTCATCTGGGGTTCCATTGCTATCTGGTACCTTTTCCTACTGGCATATGGGGCAATGTCTCCCAGCATTTCTGGAAATGCTTACAAAGTCTTCATTGAAACTCTTGCTCCAGCACCCTCCTTCTGGATTGTGACATTGGTTGTGGTGATCTCAACACTTATCCCTTACTTCTCTTACTCAGCAATACAGATGAGGTTCTTTCCCATGTATCACGATATGGTACAATGGATAAGGCACGAGGGAAAGACAAATGATCCTGAATTCGTCGCTATGGTGCGGCAAAGATCACTGCGGCCAACAACTGTCGGTTCAACGGCTCGCTTGGTGGCTAAGGATAATGACTTCAGAGACAGTTCAACTAACCATAGATAG